From the Bacillus tuaregi genome, one window contains:
- a CDS encoding precorrin-8X methylmutase, translating to MDFKTEFKPLTVDPDKIYDYSFAIIAEEMGQHDFSEDEWKIVRRIIHASADFELGRSVIIHPDAIRAGVEAIRKGRHVIADVQMIESGTGKARFKKYGGDLHCYISDEDVAAEAKRLNQTRAIISMQKAVRENEGGIFAIGNAPTALLELIRLIKEGIAKPDLIIGMPVGFVSAAESKEELAKITEVPFITNVGRKGGSTVTVAALNAISLLADQK from the coding sequence ATGGATTTTAAAACAGAATTTAAACCGTTAACCGTCGATCCGGATAAAATTTATGATTATAGCTTTGCTATTATCGCAGAGGAAATGGGACAACATGATTTTTCGGAGGATGAATGGAAGATTGTTAGACGGATTATTCATGCATCGGCTGATTTTGAATTAGGAAGAAGTGTGATTATCCACCCTGATGCGATTCGTGCCGGAGTAGAGGCCATCCGTAAAGGGCGTCATGTGATTGCCGATGTTCAAATGATCGAAAGCGGGACTGGAAAAGCAAGGTTTAAAAAATACGGAGGCGATTTGCATTGTTATATCTCTGATGAAGACGTTGCGGCGGAAGCGAAACGATTGAATCAAACAAGAGCCATCATCTCAATGCAAAAAGCTGTTCGTGAAAATGAAGGTGGCATTTTTGCGATTGGAAATGCGCCGACAGCCCTGTTAGAGCTGATTCGTCTGATTAAAGAGGGGATTGCCAAGCCTGATTTAATTATTGGTATGCCAGTCGGATTTGTTTCTGCTGCAGAGTCAAAAGAGGAGCTGGCTAAAATAACGGAAGTACCATTTATTACAAATGTGGGTCGGAAAGGCGGAAGTACTGTTACGGTTGCAGCGTTAAATGCGATATCTCTTTTAGCGGATCAGAAATAG
- a CDS encoding sirohydrochlorin chelatase, whose translation MKAVLFVGHGSRLATGNEEVLRFVEKMMPTMDSGFIIETCFLEFASPTIMQGIDTCVKKGASEIIVIPIILLHAGHSKLHIPAEIVAAGKKYPHIRFIYGETIGVHPEVFSILTDRLEEIEFDTSAEHNDTAILLIGRGGSDKNANSDFYKITRLLWEQLNVKWVESAFMGVTLPLVDEGIERCIKLGAKKIVMLPYFLFTGILMERMNHMQAAYKEKYPEHEFTIAGYFGYHEKLQTILKERVQEAAEGRSRGKQDLENYVLYAEKHGHDHHHHHHHDHGHHDHHHHYGDPSGEVSK comes from the coding sequence GTGAAAGCCGTATTATTTGTAGGTCATGGAAGTAGATTAGCAACTGGAAATGAAGAGGTTCTTAGATTTGTAGAAAAAATGATGCCGACGATGGATAGTGGTTTCATTATAGAAACCTGCTTTTTAGAGTTTGCTTCGCCAACGATTATGCAGGGAATTGATACATGTGTAAAAAAAGGAGCATCCGAAATTATCGTGATTCCCATTATTCTCCTTCATGCCGGTCATTCCAAACTTCATATTCCTGCAGAAATTGTAGCTGCAGGAAAGAAATATCCGCATATTCGATTTATTTATGGTGAAACGATTGGTGTACATCCTGAAGTTTTCTCGATACTAACAGACCGTTTAGAGGAGATTGAATTTGACACTTCGGCGGAGCACAACGATACGGCAATCCTTTTAATCGGCCGCGGGGGCAGTGACAAGAATGCCAATAGTGATTTTTATAAAATCACAAGGCTGCTTTGGGAACAATTGAATGTGAAATGGGTGGAAAGTGCCTTTATGGGGGTAACTTTACCGCTTGTTGACGAAGGGATTGAGCGCTGTATTAAGCTTGGTGCCAAGAAAATTGTGATGCTTCCATACTTCCTATTCACGGGTATTTTAATGGAACGGATGAATCATATGCAGGCCGCTTACAAGGAGAAATATCCGGAGCATGAGTTCACGATCGCAGGATATTTTGGCTATCATGAAAAGCTGCAAACGATTTTAAAGGAGCGAGTACAGGAAGCAGCAGAAGGCAGGTCAAGAGGGAAGCAGGATTTAGAAAACTATGTGTTGTATGCTGAAAAACATGGGCATGATCACCATCATCATCACCATCATGACCATGGGCACCACGATCACCACCACCATTACGGTGACCCATCAGGAGAGGTCTCCAAATGA
- the cbiQ gene encoding cobalt ECF transporter T component CbiQ produces the protein MLLIDKYAYFNRLKHIHPVEKVTLALSLLFFSLAVKNNHVSIATFFIMSGLIIFGARISISYYAKLLLLPSFFLCSGIVTILISFASIDTAIHNELWSFSIGEWKLFISQDNSTKAIQLLFVTFSSISCLYFLILTTSVHDLMQVLQKLKLPKLLIEMMEITYRFIFVFLDTALQIYQAQNARLGYRTGKRWLYSISLLASSLLMAVFKRSKELTNALESRAYADDFAYIDNRYQLSAVNWLIILAVLAALFFISIL, from the coding sequence ATGCTATTAATCGATAAGTATGCTTATTTCAATCGATTGAAACATATCCACCCGGTAGAGAAAGTGACATTGGCGCTTTCTCTCCTCTTCTTTTCTTTAGCAGTTAAAAACAATCATGTTTCCATTGCCACCTTTTTTATAATGAGTGGTTTAATTATTTTTGGTGCAAGGATTTCAATTTCCTATTATGCAAAACTACTCTTATTACCTAGTTTCTTTCTCTGTTCAGGTATTGTAACAATTCTTATCTCCTTTGCTAGTATTGATACAGCAATCCATAATGAACTATGGTCATTTTCAATAGGGGAATGGAAACTATTTATTAGCCAAGATAATAGCACAAAAGCAATCCAACTCTTATTCGTGACATTCAGTTCTATAAGCTGTTTATACTTCTTAATCTTGACTACATCTGTCCATGATCTCATGCAAGTATTACAAAAGCTTAAGCTTCCGAAGCTGCTTATTGAAATGATGGAGATTACCTACCGTTTTATTTTTGTCTTTTTAGATACCGCTTTGCAAATTTATCAGGCACAGAATGCTCGACTTGGATATCGAACAGGAAAACGCTGGCTCTATTCTATCAGTCTTTTGGCCTCTTCCCTGCTAATGGCTGTTTTCAAACGGTCAAAAGAGTTAACTAACGCACTAGAGTCCCGTGCCTATGCAGATGACTTTGCATATATAGACAATCGCTATCAGCTATCAGCTGTCAATTGGCTTATTATTCTTGCAGTCCTTGCGGCTCTGTTTTTCATTTCTATATTGTAA
- the cobK gene encoding precorrin-6A reductase produces the protein MILLLAGTSDARELALAIQKAGIQVLATVVTETAAKSLDEAGISVLMGRLTSADMARVIKEKACQAVVDASHPFADEASKNALAGAKEAEVPYIRYERESQRFQHPMLTVVSNYEDAAKLAASKQGVIMLTTGSKTLGTFAKELVGLPNTRMMIRMLPRVDNLEKCAALGIEQKDIIAMQGPFSKELNQALYRQFGVTLMITKESGKVGSVDEKIAAALECGIETIMIARPKVDYSNMFTSFQEIIEKLNHTLSVRGGINNGF, from the coding sequence ATGATTTTGTTATTAGCCGGTACAAGCGATGCCAGAGAATTAGCGTTAGCCATACAAAAGGCAGGCATTCAGGTTCTAGCAACAGTCGTCACTGAAACAGCAGCGAAAAGCCTAGATGAGGCTGGGATTTCTGTCCTAATGGGTAGATTAACTTCAGCTGATATGGCAAGAGTAATTAAGGAAAAAGCATGTCAGGCTGTTGTAGATGCCAGTCATCCGTTCGCAGACGAGGCTTCAAAAAATGCTCTTGCGGGGGCGAAGGAAGCGGAGGTCCCATATATTCGTTATGAACGAGAGAGTCAACGGTTCCAGCATCCAATGTTAACGGTCGTTTCTAATTATGAGGATGCTGCAAAGCTAGCAGCTAGTAAGCAGGGAGTTATCATGCTTACAACCGGCAGTAAAACATTGGGGACTTTTGCAAAGGAATTAGTCGGTCTGCCAAATACAAGAATGATGATAAGGATGCTGCCGAGAGTCGATAATTTGGAGAAATGTGCGGCTCTTGGGATTGAGCAAAAGGACATTATTGCCATGCAAGGGCCTTTTTCTAAAGAATTAAATCAAGCACTTTACCGACAATTTGGAGTCACACTCATGATTACGAAGGAAAGCGGCAAGGTTGGTTCTGTTGATGAGAAAATTGCTGCTGCTTTAGAGTGCGGCATCGAGACGATTATGATTGCTCGACCTAAAGTAGATTATTCAAATATGTTTACTAGTTTTCAAGAGATTATTGAAAAATTAAATCACACATTATCTGTACGAGGAGGAATAAACAATGGATTTTAA
- a CDS encoding energy-coupling factor ABC transporter permease, whose amino-acid sequence MFNAWKVLYFFTLVVIVPKKAAAMHIMEGFLPIEWALFWWGMTIPFLIIGIRSIRKTIEENPETKMILGLSGAFAFVLSALKIPSVTGSSSHPTGVGLGTVLYGPFAMTIIGTIVLLFQALLLAHGGITTLGANAFSMAVVGPIITYLVYKGTRKVGWSLSFSIFLAVALGSLCTYLMTSLQLALAFPSEVGGIFASFLKFSGIFAITQIPLAISEGLLTVIVINFLKKYSVEELRSLRVLSKEVH is encoded by the coding sequence ATGTTTAATGCTTGGAAAGTCCTCTATTTTTTCACTTTAGTCGTTATTGTTCCTAAGAAGGCCGCAGCAATGCATATCATGGAAGGGTTTTTGCCGATAGAGTGGGCCCTCTTTTGGTGGGGCATGACGATTCCCTTTCTCATTATCGGTATTCGTTCGATTCGAAAAACCATTGAAGAAAACCCGGAAACAAAGATGATACTCGGGCTTTCAGGAGCCTTCGCGTTTGTTTTGTCTGCCTTAAAAATCCCTTCTGTTACAGGGAGCTCCTCCCACCCAACAGGTGTGGGGTTAGGAACCGTCTTATATGGACCGTTTGCCATGACTATTATCGGCACCATTGTACTACTATTTCAAGCACTATTACTGGCACATGGCGGTATTACAACATTAGGAGCAAATGCCTTTTCAATGGCTGTTGTCGGACCTATCATTACCTATCTCGTGTATAAAGGAACGAGAAAAGTGGGCTGGTCACTCTCATTTTCTATTTTTCTAGCAGTTGCTTTAGGCAGTTTATGTACATATCTCATGACCTCCCTGCAGCTGGCACTAGCATTTCCTTCAGAGGTCGGTGGAATATTCGCCTCCTTCCTGAAATTCTCTGGAATTTTTGCTATAACACAAATACCACTGGCAATCAGCGAGGGACTGTTAACCGTTATTGTTATTAATTTCCTTAAGAAATATAGTGTAGAAGAACTAAGATCACTCCGTGTGTTATCAAAGGAGGTCCATTAG
- the cobJ gene encoding precorrin-3B C(17)-methyltransferase: MERGKLFVVGFGPGDFKHITGRAVEVIQESDLVIGYKTYVELIEHFLNEQTVVSTGMTEEVSRAQEAVKQAESGKKVAVISSGDAGVYGMAGLIYEVLIEKGWKEATGVEVEIVPGISAINSCASLLGAPVMHDSCTISLSDHLTPWGLIAKRVEAAAQADFVIALYNPRSGRRTRQIIETQKILLKYRSPETPVGLVKSAYRDRQNVVITNLAEMLNHDIGMLTTVIIGNSSTFLYDNLIITPRGYQRKYTLNDEEQALKPHQRLKKEAEPWSLEQEGNLALDKGSHTEAPVVKQSSLEMARAALAMVNGKERSSGGTPIVQQKIEALFELAVSPGVANKEFTPMQLVTLAEVAGEKGRMEYTPHHKIVLRIPTAEPDTITSQLKAAGFLLSPVGDVLSIKACDFCDGEKTESIPYAEELERILGGSLMPKELNIGFNGCGMSCYRAVMEDIGVVYRRGKFDLFLGAKPVGRTAHPGQLVAEGVEPDQLVSMITKIVEEYKKNAHPNERLFKYFKRVKEIQGYRYRDITPVIEIEPAPCGD; encoded by the coding sequence ATGGAAAGAGGAAAATTATTTGTTGTAGGATTTGGTCCAGGGGATTTCAAACATATTACAGGACGCGCAGTGGAGGTGATTCAGGAAAGTGACTTAGTAATCGGTTATAAAACATATGTTGAGTTAATTGAACACTTTCTCAATGAGCAAACCGTCGTTAGTACCGGTATGACCGAGGAGGTTTCGAGAGCGCAGGAAGCAGTAAAGCAGGCTGAGAGCGGCAAAAAAGTAGCGGTTATATCGAGTGGAGATGCTGGTGTCTATGGCATGGCAGGTCTGATTTATGAAGTATTGATTGAAAAGGGCTGGAAGGAAGCCACAGGAGTTGAGGTAGAAATCGTACCGGGAATCTCGGCTATTAACTCATGCGCTTCTCTCCTGGGAGCGCCAGTTATGCATGATTCTTGCACGATTAGTTTGAGTGACCATCTCACACCGTGGGGGCTAATCGCCAAACGGGTGGAAGCAGCTGCCCAGGCTGATTTTGTGATTGCACTCTACAATCCGCGAAGCGGCAGACGAACAAGGCAAATTATTGAAACACAGAAAATCCTGCTGAAGTATCGTTCGCCTGAAACGCCTGTAGGACTTGTGAAAAGTGCTTACCGTGACCGTCAAAATGTTGTGATTACTAATCTAGCAGAAATGCTTAATCATGACATTGGGATGCTGACAACCGTTATTATCGGGAACTCTTCAACCTTTTTGTATGACAACCTAATCATTACCCCGCGTGGTTATCAAAGGAAGTATACGTTAAATGACGAGGAGCAGGCTTTAAAGCCGCATCAGCGACTAAAAAAAGAGGCAGAGCCATGGTCATTAGAACAGGAAGGCAATCTAGCATTAGATAAGGGATCCCATACAGAAGCACCAGTAGTCAAACAAAGCTCATTAGAAATGGCAAGAGCAGCCCTTGCGATGGTGAACGGAAAGGAAAGAAGCAGTGGGGGTACACCGATTGTACAGCAAAAGATTGAAGCTTTATTTGAGTTAGCTGTAAGTCCGGGTGTTGCTAATAAGGAATTTACGCCAATGCAGCTGGTGACACTGGCAGAGGTCGCCGGTGAAAAAGGCCGAATGGAATATACTCCGCATCACAAGATTGTACTGAGAATTCCAACCGCTGAACCCGATACGATTACTTCACAGCTAAAGGCTGCGGGCTTTTTGCTTTCTCCAGTGGGGGATGTCTTAAGCATTAAAGCATGTGATTTCTGTGATGGGGAAAAAACAGAATCAATACCATATGCGGAAGAACTAGAAAGGATACTTGGCGGCAGTCTTATGCCAAAGGAGCTGAATATTGGTTTTAACGGCTGTGGAATGTCCTGCTATCGTGCAGTAATGGAGGATATTGGGGTTGTGTATCGCAGAGGAAAATTTGATTTATTTCTTGGCGCCAAACCTGTTGGTCGAACAGCTCATCCAGGCCAGCTTGTAGCAGAGGGGGTTGAGCCTGATCAGCTTGTCAGTATGATTACTAAAATTGTTGAAGAGTATAAAAAGAATGCGCATCCAAACGAGCGGCTATTTAAATATTTTAAACGGGTGAAAGAGATTCAAGGATATCGCTACAGGGATATTACACCGGTTATTGAAATAGAACCAGCACCTTGCGGGGATTAA
- a CDS encoding (2Fe-2S) ferredoxin domain-containing protein — translation MTTWNLEGTKSHLFICNGSSCMRKGGEEVTLAVRHEITRLELDTQIHTTRTRCNGRCQDACIVIAYPEGNWYRVDSQETARQIVRDLQGDGLEGNKIYQWMNGAMVPNPAASPPEGIRKGPVTKG, via the coding sequence GTGACCACTTGGAATCTTGAAGGAACAAAATCACACCTATTTATTTGTAATGGCAGCAGTTGTATGAGAAAAGGCGGGGAAGAGGTGACGTTAGCCGTTCGTCATGAAATTACTAGGCTTGAGTTGGACACACAGATTCATACGACACGGACTCGATGTAATGGCAGATGTCAGGATGCATGTATCGTTATTGCCTATCCGGAGGGCAACTGGTATCGGGTTGATTCACAAGAGACAGCACGTCAAATTGTACGTGACCTACAGGGTGACGGCCTTGAGGGAAATAAAATTTACCAATGGATGAATGGGGCGATGGTACCTAATCCAGCAGCTTCCCCTCCAGAAGGAATCCGGAAAGGTCCTGTTACAAAAGGGTAA
- a CDS encoding energy-coupling factor ABC transporter substrate-binding protein: MKKNIILFLAVILLAIFPLFIHKESEFGGADGQAQEAISEINGSYTPWFESIWEPPGGETESLLFVLQGAAGAGFIGYFIGFMRGKNKTKEIKKGKNKYAINR; the protein is encoded by the coding sequence ATGAAAAAAAATATCATACTCTTTTTGGCTGTGATCCTGCTGGCCATTTTCCCTTTGTTTATTCATAAAGAATCGGAATTTGGCGGTGCTGATGGGCAAGCACAGGAAGCGATTAGTGAAATTAATGGGAGCTATACTCCTTGGTTTGAAAGTATTTGGGAGCCGCCTGGCGGTGAAACAGAAAGTCTGTTATTTGTCCTGCAAGGGGCCGCTGGTGCCGGCTTTATTGGCTATTTCATAGGGTTTATGAGGGGCAAAAATAAAACGAAAGAAATAAAAAAAGGCAAAAACAAATATGCTATTAATCGATAA
- a CDS encoding energy-coupling factor ABC transporter ATP-binding protein, whose amino-acid sequence MVEHFFEIKQLTYRYADGTTALNNLTLSIEKGKRIALLGKNGAGKSTLFQHLNGLLKPSSGTIFFNGQKLTYDRKFLLQLRKQVGIVFQDPDSQLFSGNVKQDISFGPMNLGWSKERIENQTEWAMELTEVTNLQDRPIHFLSLGQKKRVAIAGVLAMDPNIILLDEPTAGLDAYYTKKIKNILDDIHAVDKTMLLSTHDVQFAYEWADEIIVMNNGEILYHGDPVTIFHREDILNKSHIEKPWVFEIAQQLIAQKIFSGKQETPRNKESLFQKIMESQTSTIEK is encoded by the coding sequence ATGGTTGAGCATTTTTTTGAAATCAAACAGCTTACATATCGATATGCAGATGGAACAACCGCTTTAAATAACTTGACCTTGTCCATTGAAAAAGGAAAAAGAATCGCCCTGCTTGGAAAAAACGGCGCCGGAAAATCTACACTTTTTCAGCATTTAAATGGATTGCTAAAGCCCTCTTCAGGGACTATATTTTTCAACGGTCAAAAGCTTACATATGACCGGAAATTTTTACTCCAACTGAGAAAGCAGGTGGGGATTGTGTTTCAAGATCCCGATTCCCAATTGTTTTCTGGTAATGTTAAACAAGATATTTCATTTGGACCGATGAATTTAGGCTGGTCAAAGGAAAGGATTGAAAACCAAACAGAATGGGCGATGGAATTAACAGAAGTGACAAATCTACAGGATCGCCCGATTCACTTTTTAAGCCTCGGTCAGAAAAAACGGGTGGCGATCGCTGGGGTTTTGGCCATGGATCCGAATATTATTCTATTAGATGAGCCGACCGCCGGACTCGATGCCTATTACACGAAAAAAATCAAGAACATTCTCGACGACATACATGCAGTTGATAAAACGATGCTTCTCTCCACGCATGATGTTCAATTTGCTTACGAGTGGGCAGATGAGATTATTGTCATGAACAATGGGGAAATCCTCTATCATGGGGATCCCGTTACAATCTTTCACCGTGAAGACATTCTTAACAAGTCCCATATTGAAAAGCCCTGGGTATTCGAAATTGCCCAACAGCTAATAGCCCAGAAAATATTCAGTGGTAAACAAGAAACACCTAGAAACAAAGAATCATTGTTTCAAAAAATAATGGAAAGCCAAACATCAACCATAGAAAAATAA